AAATGGAGTTGAATAGTTCCCTAGAGTCCATAACTAATCGGCTTTATACTCCTCAGTAGGGACGAGGCAACTAGGATGTTGTCATTGTTGGGGTTGTGCGATCTTGaccattttcttcctcaactatTAACGCCCGACACCTTTCTTTATCTAACATTGATGCCTGAAACGTTGCCAAAAGATTGTGTTGAGtatgaatcaaatccttaaacaAGCTAAAGTAGTCATGGCATATGCGAGATCATCTGAATATTCCCAAAAATAAGCAGAACTTAGTGGTAAGGACATTTACAACCTGATAAAAATGGAGCTGAATGGTTTCCTAAAATCAATAACTTTACACCCTAGGGATGGAGGCACCTAAGATATTGTCATTGTTTGTGTGATCTTGACCCATTTCTTCCTCAAACATTAACGCTCAACGCCTTTCTTTTTTGACAATGATGCATGAAACGTCACCAAAGTCTTGAAATCATTAAGAACTTGCATTTTGGAATAAGAAACAATGTTCAAATGTTACGCATCGAGCGACTCCAAAAGCGCTACCCATATCTAGAACTATTAAATTaccattattttcattttgatgtTGTCATTCACTTGCTCAATTTGATCACGAATTGTTTTATAATTGCATAAATTCTTATAACAACTAATTCAATTCTTTAGCATTATATTGAAGCAAAAGTTAAcaatgttgttgacacctaaattttggcggccCGTTTAATTCGTTCTTAATTCAACAAGCCCAAAGTTATTCACCTGCTATGAAATTTTGCCTTTCTTCACGTGCGCCTGCAGCTCTTTCCGGTGCTGGTATCGTGTCCGTGAAGGGCGCCCCAACATCAATTAATTTGAAACTTATGAAATTAATCTATGGAAAAATAGATGACCAATATAACCAAATCAATTGTAACACTAGCTTATTGGGAAAAACTTATAAACTTAGCGGACAAACACATAAAATTACCTCCATAAATCTCATCATGAGAGGTTTTATAATTGCATAAATTCTTATATAGTTTGTTAAcattttaattattgcatgttctctttttcttcaatttgttctCGTATCATTTCATAGATTACATCatccaatcaaataaaaaagaaaaacaaaaattgcccATATTATTAAAGTCaactaatttattcattgcttttcttggatAAATTTTGCGCATCCCCtattaggaaaatagatttaaaatcatctgcaaacatttttctaaataaagcATGGCATTGAAATTCCTCCAACAATTGTTGTCTTTAGCATTATATTGAAGCAAAAGTTAACAATGTTACTTATTAAACTTGCCCAATCTGCTCAACCTCCGAGCGTACTTGGTCAATCTTGGCCTTAATTTCAACCCAACCCGCTGCAAAACaagatttcaataaaataatgaaatataacATAAATCAGCTCAATTAATTAAGTGAATTCATTTGCATTAAACATCGATATTCTAGAATTATTTAGTTATATAAGTCATGAATAGCTAAACAAGTGAGTTGTGCAACATAGGATTAGGAAAGACCGTGGACGCGCGGAAAATTGTTACTTTTCATGAATTTCACTCATCTAAGAGCTCAACGCATTTAACAAAATCAGGAAATCATATACAAACGAATTAAGTCGAATTATCTTGAAAGTTCCTCATCTATTTTAAGTGTATATCGTTGGGATGCCTCTACCATGTTCTTTGTTTCACTGTGCATCACACGAgatcaaaaatttgaaatagaaattatacTTTAATCAACTTGGAACATTGTTATCACTCACATCTTTAGCCTCTTTATTATCCTCATGTAGTGATGATTGTTGATGAATTCGACTAGGTTGGCGAAGTCGTTGGGACATTATTATCCCAGAAGTTCCACATTCAAAAAATAACATATCGATTAGTTTCTCATTATTCCAAAACAACCCTCAATGAATAAATCCTGAGATATCAACATAAGATATCAAGTCTTGAATCTAAATGTCATCCAATGAATAAAGAACAACCTTAAATGAATAAACAACATAAAACATAAATGACTTGTTGGTGATTAGTGAAGCAGAATAATCTAGTGAATGAGAATCAAAACCCAGGGAAGACAAAAAGTAATGATAATTTAGATAATTAAATGACATAATAGCAAAAAAAGAGTAAATGCAAGCATTTCGACATTATTTAAATGAATAACTCACGTAGTGATAAGTCAAGTAGAATGACCCTTGATGAATAAATCACTATTAAAATGTCACtcaataaataaagagtaatccTAAATGTAGAAAGACTTGGTAAATGAAGATCAAAGCCTATGGAAGACAAAAAGCCATGACGATTTGGATAATTAAAGAACAAAACaacctaaaaaaataaatgcaagcATTTCCATATAACTGCAATGAATAATTCACGTAATGATCAGTAAAGTAGAATGATCCTCAATGAATATATCACATTATATCAATAGAAGACATAAACCCGTGAATCGGAATGCCAATTAATGAATAAAGAGCATTGAATAATAGCAGAAAACATAAATGATTTGTTGGTGATCAATGAAACAAAACAACCATAGTGAATGTGAATCAAAGTCTAGGAAGACAAAAAGCAAtgtcaattcaaataattaaatgacaAAACAACCTAAACAAAGTAAAATACAAGCATTTCGACATTACTTCAATAAATAATTCATGTAGTGATTAGTGAAGTAGATAGACTTTCAATGAATAAATCCCCTAATATCAACAGAAGACATAAAGCCGTGAATCAGTACAACACTCAATGAATATAAAGTAACCCTAAGtgtataaacaaaataaaatataaggaTTTGTTGGTGATCAGTAAAGCAGAACGACTCTCAATGAATATATCAcaaaatatcaataaaagaCATAAAGCTAGGAATCGAAATGttattctataaataaagagcaACTCTAAATGAATAAATAACACAAACATAAAAGGCCCGTTGATAATCAGTGAAGTAAAATGAACCCGTTGAATGAAAATTAAAGTTTAGGGAAGACAACTCATATAATGATTAGTGAAGTAGAATGGTtatcaataaataaatcccAAAATATCAACGAAAGACTAAAGTTgtgaatcaaaatgtcactttAATGAGTTAAATGAATAAACaacagaaaatataaataactcGTTGATGATTAGTGAAGTAGAATGATCCTAGTGAATGCAAATCAAAGCTTAGGGAAGACAAAAAGTAAtgatgattaaaataattaaaggaTAGAATAACCTGAAAAAAAGTTAATACAAGTATTTCgacattattttaataatttatgtaGTGATCAATGAATTAGAACAATCCTTATTGAATAAATCCTCTAATATCAACAGAAGACATAGAGTCATGAATCGGATCATCACTTAATGAACTAAATGagtaaataacaaaaaacataaaaaaaaaacttgttggtGATTAGTGAAGCACAACAAAATGCGAATCAAAGCCTAAGGAAGACAAAATGACTATTTAGATAATTAAATgatataataacaaaaaaaaaaaaagtaaatgtaAGCATTTCGATATTACTTCAATGAATAATTCAAGTAGTGATCAATGAAGCAAATGACTCTCGATAAATAAATCATCCAATATCAACAAAAGACATAAAGCCATAAATCGAAATGTTATTGAATGAATTAAATGGATAAACAACAAAAAGCATAAAGGATTTGTTGATAATCAATGAAGTAGAATATGAATCAAAATCTGAAATAGACAAAAAAACAATGATGATTTAGATAATTAAATGATAGAATAGTCCAAAAAAAGTAGATGTAAGCATTTTGACATTATTTCAATGAATAGCTCACGTAATGATCAATGAAGCAGAACGACCCTCAATGGATAAATCACCTAATATCAGTAGAAGACATAAAATCATAAATCAGAATGTCACTTGATGAGCTAAATGAATAAACAATAGAAAACATAAATGACTCATTGGTGATCAGTGAAGTAGAACGAATATAGTGAATGGGAATCAAAGCCTAAGGAAGACAAAGAGCAATAACGATTTGGataattaaaggaaaaaatagcGCCAAAAAGTAAATGTAAGTATTTCAACATTACTTCAATGAAAAACATTAGTGAAGCAAAACACAGCTCTTAATGAATAAATCTCAAaatatcaacagaaaatatGAGGTCATGAATTGAAACGTTACTcgataaataaagagtaatccAAAATCAATAACAATCAGTGAATCGGAGCAAGCCTAAACAtataaacaacaaaaaacataaaagatttATTGATGATTAGTGAAGCAAAATAGACCctcaataaataaatccccTTCTATCAACAAAACACATAAAGTTGTGAATAAGACCATCACTTAatgaattaaatgaataaataacgAAAAACACAAATTGTGCAATGCCTCTCCTACTCTAGATCTAACTTTAGGTTGAGGATTATTGCCGGGTATTAGAGGGGAATCATGTAATGACGTTGGATTTACTCGGCAACAAATCATTAATGAAGATGCCAAAAATTATCCAGTGATTTTCAATTACAGCAGAGATTAGGATTGattaataatttgagattttttttttcatgtttttatattttcttatccttttaCTACtcagaagaggaggaggaggaggaggagggagagagagagagagagaggcgtcaAGAAGAGATGCGGTGAAGGGAGAAAGAGATAGGACTCTCGTTGGTGATCAATGAATTAGAATGATTCTAATGAATGAGAGTTGGAGCCTAAAGAAGATAAAATGCAATAAGGATTTAGATAATTAAAGGACAGATCAGCCCAAAAAAGTAAATGTAAACATTTCGATATTATTACGTTGAATAACTCACGTAGTGATCAATGAAGTAGAACAACCCTTAATGAAGAAATTTCTCAATATCAATAGAAGACATAAAGTCATAAATCGGAACGTCATTCGatgaattaaatgaataaacaacaaaaaatataaagaacTCGTTTGTGATAAGTGAAGTAGAATGACTTTGGTGAATGAGAATCAAAGCTTAGTGAAGATAAAAAACAATGACGATTTAGATaattaaaagacaaaacaacccaaaaaagtaaatacaaatattttaaaattactttaaTGAATAACTTATGTAGTAATCAGAAATAGAATGACCGTTGATGAATAAATCCCAAAATATCAATAAAAGGCATAAAGTCATGAATCGGAGCGTCACTTGATGAATAAAGAGCAACCCAAAATCAACAACAACTAGTAAATTGAAGCACCCTAAACGAATAAATAACATAAAGTATAAAAGACTTGTTGGTGATTAGTGAAGTAGAAAAGACCCTCAATGAATAAATCAACAGAAGATATAAAGCCTTAGCACAACCCTCAAGAAATAAATTAGGATAAGACTATCAATGAATGAGAATAGCCCAATCCTACTTAGTACGGACCATAATGAATTCATTTAATCtttgcaatttaaaaataaatgacatgtgtgtgtgtgtgtgtgtgtgtgtgtgtgtgtgtgtgtgtgaagaTTTGTCTACTTTCTACGAATTTAAGGTGAAAACTTACTAAACAATAAATTCTATAGAAGGTTAAATATGTTTCAACATTTCTTTAAATATAGTTATGCTGAGTTCGATACGATGACACGATTGTTCATTGCATTACAATATATTTGGCATTTTGTTGAGTTGGTCATATGGGTGAGTTAGACAAACCGATTGAATTGAAACCGCTTGGaccgatttatttatttattttaaatgtcTTATGCATGCCTTCTATCCCTTTCGCCCCAGACATTCAAGCTTActctcatttttcaatttttccctttctctagttatttttcccctttcataGAGTTCGAGGCATTCTTTCCTTTGAACTCAATTAGGTAAATTGGATTGCTTATGAATCGGATAGGCCTGGTCCTCGGTTCTACAAAACGGTTCCTTTGGTTTGATCCCAGTTATGGGGTGCGAGCGGATTGGATGAGGAACCTGTCACCCCTAGTTGGTCATTGATGGATAGttatatccattttttttttatatatgttttgaCTCATTATTCGCTTTGTGTACTCtgctcaaaaaagaaaaagaaaagaagtagaCCTATCCATCATGTGGATTGTTCCAACTGTGTCATGAGGATCAAGTGCAACCACAAATGGAGTTCCTGCGATTAACATGATCTGACTTAAATGCATATGATTCATCATAGGAAAATTCCCACTTCGACAGTGATCCATGAATGAAATAAACTTGCAGCAATTAAGTTTTATATGATTCACATGATCAAAAATCGCTATTTTGCCACGTCCACGTAAATCTCATTCTGCCTAAGCTGGAGCAAATAGAGTAATGGAACTATAGAAGATAATCCTTCACAGCATTTGATACGTACGACTTTGAAAAGAATGATGAAAATGCGAGATGTTACAAATTGAAATAGTGATATGGAGTGCAGTCGGGTCATTACTCATTAGTGAATGCAACAAACAACCAAAGGCCCCGGAGAGGGAGGATATGCTCTTTGATACTTTCGGCGACTCACCGACGAAAAGATGTATGTGTCACGATCTTGATATTGGACCCTTCATTACATGTAATGTAAGGTCGCTTCGCTGCAAACcttactattattattactatttgcGTAGCATCTCATGATGAGAAACCGTAAAGGCACACATAAGTAACGGCAAAAAGCTTCGTCGTTCTCGCTTATTGGCGATACAACAGCAACACAAGTTGCTCCCACAACAGAAAAAAAGAGCGCGAGCTCTGATCAAACGAGTGCATAGACTTAAAAGGTCATTGCTTGGGCACTTTGATGTAGCCCACGTGCGTGGAATTATCGACCTTGGTCAGCGTCTTAAGCTCGTAAGCGATCCAGCACCGGGAAGTCTCTCGGTTGTAGAAATAGCCCAGGCACTTGCAGTCCTTGCTGCACTTGCCCCCGCAGTCCCCCTCCTTCATCGGCCCTTCCCCCTTCGTGTACTTGCTCAGGAAATGGTCCACCCCGGCGATCTTGTAATAGCTGAAGTCGCTGGGCCGACAGCTCGTGACCCTTGGCGGCGCGCAGCTCTTGCTCCAGCCCAAGAGCCCGCGGGGCGATGGGCACGCCACGCATTGGCTGTCCTCGCAGAGCCCAAAGTTCCCGCACCGGGCCGGCCACTGGCATTCGGTGTCCCAGTCCCCGTCCCGGGAGAAGAGAGTGAAGGTAATCTCCCAGGCCCGGTAGAACACATGGTCGTTGTAAGTGTAGGCCCGGAGGTTGCCGTCAATCCCGAGCCTAAGCATGGTCAGTGTGGAATTGTATTTGGGCCGGCCCACCGTAACCGGGATATACGGGTAACTCGTTGTGTTGGCCACCCCAAGTTTTAAAGTGATTTCGTAGGCGTGGCCCTCGTCGTTCTCCGGCTGGCTGTCGAGGGTTACTTCTGTCAAGGAGTTGTCGGCGAGGGTTATGTGTGGCGTGAGTGCGAAGTAGAGGAGCGGCTTTGGGGAGTTCTTGCTAGTGTAGTAGAGGGCCAATTCCTTGGGCTCGATCACCAGGCTGTACGGCCCGTCGGAGTTGTCCTCCACGGAGGCCCGGCTCACAAGCTTGCTCACCCCCGACTCGCAGGGACTGGCCCACTAGGAGAGTGTCCGTGGGGGAGTCGAAGCTTTGCCACACGAAATTGCCCTTGGAGTCGTAGAGGACCATGTTGCCATTGGGGAGTAATTCGAAACCGACAACGCCTTTATTCGCAGTGCGCGATTGCCACGCGACCCGGCCATCGGCCTCAGCCAGGATGAGGTTGCCGTTGGCCCTGAGTGCGAAGGTCGCGTTCTCACGGACCGGGTTGCCACGATTGGCCTCCCAGACCCAGCGGAAGAGCGACTCAGACCGCCTAGTGGCCATTCTCAGCGACAGTGTGAAGGCATTGGGGGTGGTATTGTAGAAGCAAAGCTGGAAAGGGGATTTAACGATGGTGGTGGTCCGGTAATCGCCGCCGTACTCGACGCCGTAAGGCCTAAACTCGCCTTGGTTGATGAACTTGAATTGAGCGGAGGGAGGGACAACAGCTTGAGCTAGGAATGAAAGCGAAAGCAAGAGAAGAGAGCGGAGTAGAGACAGTGATGAAGACATGTTTTGAGTTATTGTTCTAGGATCTTTGGCATGCGATGGGCAATGGTGGGAGTTCTCTACTTATAGCAGAGCTTGGGGGATGAAGTGATGAGAGAGCCTGTAGCCTCTTTTATTGACCCANNNNNNNNNNNNNNNNNNNNNNNNNNNNNNNNNNNNNNNNNNNNNNNNNNNNNNNNNNNNNNNNNNNNNNNNNNNNNNNNNNNNNNNNNNNNNNNNNNNNTTCTTCCACAATCGATGTAGGACAATTTTAATAGACATAGATGAAGAGACCACATTCCAAATGCCTCACGATGACTATAAATTGCTTAGCGACCTCCACGCAAAGATAAGGTGGAGAGACAACTTCATGAACAAATCGAAAGGAatcactttcatttttttttttttttggaaaacatcAACGACATAGCCTGTCTATATGTGTTTTGCCTCACATGAGTATGAGCTGGTTCTCCTACTCTTTCTCTCCACTACGAATTTCACAAGGTAATTTTTCCCCAATTTGAGCAATAAGGGTCTAGGGTTTTAttgggaagaaaataagaaaattttcccCACTCATGcctttcaaatttgtttctaGATTCACTTGAAGTGTTAAAAGATTCTtgtttcacctttttttttttgtaaaggtaataataatataaaagagaTTGCCAATGACAAAAGAACGGATCCATAACCTACACTCTTAGCCAAGGCAAAAGTGAAGGGATCCGTTGTAAAAGGGGCAAGGGAACAACCCACAAGAAAGATACAACCAGCACCAACTAGAGAACCGACTCCTAATCCCGCCAAACCTCCAGACTACAATGAGAATGCGGGAGCAGAAAGAAGATGGGAACAAATCTTTCTAAGGAAGAGCATCACTATAGAAAATCCCAGGATCTAAACCCCAGCCTCTTTGAAGTCTTTTGTTCCTCGGTGAAGGGAAAACATTGCTATAAGTGACAGCTTTGTCTCTTACCACCTTAAGGAGGTGATTTTTGAGTCTTTTGCAGGGACCACCAAGGATTCACCCCTGAATAGTATTGCATTTATCTTCTTCCATATGAGGTGACAAAGGGCTCCAAATGAAAACCGAGCTATCTTGTGGTAGAAATCGTTACCCGTAAGGAACTTCAAAGCCCAAGGAAGCACCTCATTCCAGCATCGATTTTTCCACGGTAGGTTGCACCTGGCAGCCTTAAAAGGCCGTAGAAGCCGAGGTACGACAACCAAAGAAGAGATGGTCTATGGAATCGGGTACTTCGCCATGAACGCACAAACACTATAGTCAATTCGGCCATAGGATAGAAGCATAACCTCGGGTGGGGAGACGCTTTCTTCACAATAAGCCAAAGAATGAACCGGTATCGGGCGCCGTGGATCCATCCCATATAAGGGACGCCCATCTAACCGGATCTTTCCTTGGTCCGACAAATTCGAAACCGCTGCAACCGAAAAGGAACCAGACGAGCCACACCAAATAAACTTATTAGCCTCGAAGATAGCACAAAAAGGAATACCCTAACCGAGCAAAAATTTTTTAAGAGGCTGGCCCACCGGAGTGCTTAGATCCGCAACCACGCATGATCCGGATACAAAGGTCAGCTTCTAAATGAAGGAGGCACAAATGCATCGAGAGGGCCGCAAGGTAGCCAATAGTCATGCCAAAGTGACACGATAAACCATTCCCAACTTGCCATCTAAAGGAGGTTTGAAAGTTACCTCCGAGCTGGAGAATTTTCTTCCGTGGACCAAGAACACATTCCGGGTTGGGACACACCATAAGTTCCTTTTAGTTAAATAGATAGAATGTATCCAACACACCAAAGTGATTCCTTGTCGAGAAGAGGAACCATATGAATTTTAGAATAGAAGCTCTATTGCAAACTTTAAGAATCCTGATTCCCAGACCTCCTTCAGATTTCGGTAAGCAAATGTCTTCCCACGCCACCCTAGCTCCCCCTCGTCCTAGAGACGTTCCTTTCCAAAGGAACTGCCTCATAATTCTTTCAACATTCGCCAATACGGAGGAGGGAAGGGTAAATACACTAGTCCAAAAGGATTGGATAGAGTGAAGCACCGACCGGATTAGTTGTAGTCTTCCGCGAATGATAGGAACCGATGTGCCCACGATTGGATTCTAGACGTTAACCGATCCGTCAATGCAATACAATCCGCTTTACCCAACCTCGGAGGAAATAATAGGAACACCTAAGTAGCGGACAGGAAGTTTCCCTTCCTAAACCCGAAAGCCCAACATATTCTATTTCTGGATAGAGAGATTACCACCAGAGATAAAGATCTCACTCTTACTTTTATTCTAACTAACCCACTCCATGAAGAGAAGATATCAAGCCCTCTTTTTAGCATAGAAACCGAAGACCAACCGgcgaaaagaggaaaacgtcatcagcaaagaacaaaTGGGATAGCCGAACTTGTTTACACCTCCGTAAATATTTAAAGTCTCTATTCGCCAAGTGAAGCcagccaaaaaaatttccatgacCAATGTAAACAAATAAGGGGACATTGGATCTCCTTGCCGAGACCCCGCCTACCCCGGAAAAAGCCGGGATATCTCCATTTATAGCTATGGAGAAGGACGGAGTGGTGACACAGCCGTTACTAACTTGATGAAGCTGACCGGAAATCGAAAGGCAAGAAGAACTCTTTCCAAGAAGTCCCAATCAACAAGATCATAGGCCTTATGGAAATCAACCTTAACCGCACACTTAGGGAGATATGGGTGAAGATGGAAGCCCGCAAAAGTTCTTGGGCAAGGAGAATGTTGTCTCTAATTCTCCTACCTTTGACAAACGCATTTTGGGACCGATCAACAATGTCATTTAACACAAATTGCTAAGCGATTAGCTAAGATCTTTGTGATGACCTTGTAAATGGTGTTA
The window above is part of the Eucalyptus grandis isolate ANBG69807.140 chromosome 6, ASM1654582v1, whole genome shotgun sequence genome. Proteins encoded here:
- the LOC104448536 gene encoding LOW QUALITY PROTEIN: epidermis-specific secreted glycoprotein EP1 (The sequence of the model RefSeq protein was modified relative to this genomic sequence to represent the inferred CDS: inserted 2 bases in 1 codon); the encoded protein is MSSSLSLLRSLLLLSLSFLAQAVVPPSAQFKFINQGEFRPYGVEYGGDYRTTTIVKSPFQLCFYNTTPNAFTLSLRMATRRSESLFRWVWEANRGNPVRENATFALRANGNLILAEADGRVAWQSRTANKGVVGFELLPNGNMVLYDSKGNFVWQSFDSPTDTLLVGQSLRVGGXSKLVSRASVEDNSDGPYSLVIEPKELALYYTSKNSPKPLLYFALTPHITLADNSLTEVTLDSQPENDEGHAYEITLKLGVANTTSYPYIPVTVGRPKYNSTLTMLRLGIDGNLRAYTYNDHVFYRAWEITFTLFSRDGDWDTECQWPARCGNFGLCEDSQCVACPSPRGLLGWSKSCAPPRVTSCRPSDFSYYKIAGVDHFLSKYTKGEGPMKEGDCGGKCSKDCKCLGYFYNRETSRCWIAYELKTLTKVDNSTHVGYIKVPKQ